A region from the Haemorhous mexicanus isolate bHaeMex1 unplaced genomic scaffold, bHaeMex1.pri scaffold_152_ctg1, whole genome shotgun sequence genome encodes:
- the ADAT3 gene encoding probable inactive tRNA-specific adenosine deaminase-like protein 3 isoform X2, whose translation MGDSVGTAGCHPGTGDSEDKDMGTVRCGHQGDIGDSVGTAHCHPGTGDRDMGRARCHPGDTGDTGDKDMGRARCHQGRGDIRDGDSTGVARCHPQRSDIITVDSDVTGRAWRGHRGHDGIVTSTVTGIVTSTVTGSVTVPGRARRRGHPGDGGVGAKVAKLGAGDVTDARGDVTTGDTEPRDVPRDKLEVTAATELSGDIPGMAEGPGATPGDSNDVTVDLVRRVTPGAAECPDATCGDTGDVTNPTSDVTTDPDAASDDVTTPGIAMDPRGHVTPAVTECPGATPGDTDDVTVPLDLLARGDVPMDLTGYVIPGAAEGPDGATPPDGATPPGGGADDVTGGYLLAGCDVFVTREPCALCAMALLHARVRRVFYGHPCPQGALGTRWGLHGHPRLNHRYRVWHLPQTGQTGSDGNG comes from the exons AtgggggacagcgtggggacagcagggtgtcacccagggacaggggacagtgaggacaaggacatggggacagtgcgGTGTGGCCACcaaggggacattggggacagtgtggggacagcacATTGTcacccagggacaggggacagggacatggggagggCACGATGtcacccaggggacactggggacactggggacaaggacatgGGGAGGGCACGGTGTCACCAAGGGCGTGGTGAcatcagggatggggacagcacgGGGGTGGCACGGTGCCACCCACAGCGCAGTGATATCATCACTGTGGACAGTGACGTCACGGGGAGGGCGTGGCGTGGCCACCGAGGGCACGATGGCATTGTCACCAGCACTGTCACCGGCATTGTCACCAGCACTGTCACTGGCAGTGTCACCGTCCCGGGGAGGGCGCGGCGCaggggacaccccggggacGGCGGCGTCGGGGCCAAGGTGGCCAAGCTGGGGGCTGGTGACGTCACCGACGCTCGCGGTGACGTCACCACGGGTGACACCGagcccagggatgtccccagggaCAAGCTCGAGGTCACCGCGGCCACCGAGCTCAGCGGTGACATCCCGGGGATGGCCGAGGGCCCCGGTGCCACCCCTGGTGACAGCAATGACGTCACCGTGGACCTCGTGCGTCGCGTGACCCCAGGAGCGGCCGAGTGCCCCGATGCCACCTGTGGTGACACCGGTGACGTCACCAACCCCACCTCTGACGTCACCACGGACCCCGATGCTGCCTCTGATGACGTCACCACGCCTGGCATCGCCATGGACCCGAGGGGTCACGTGACCCCGGCAGTGACCGAGTGCCCAGGTGCCACCCCAGGTGACACCGATGACGTCACCGTCCCCCTAGATCTGCTGGCCCGGGGTGACGTCCCCATGGACCTGACCGGTTACGTCATCCCGGGGGCGGCCGAGGGCCCCGACGGCGCCACGCCCCCCGACGGCGCCACGCCCCCGGGAGGCGGCGCCGATGACGTCACGGGCGGGTACCTGCTGGCGGGCTGTGACGTGTTCGTGACGCGCGAGCCGTGCGCGCTCTGCGCCATGGCCCTGCTGCACGCGCGCGTGCGCCGCGTCTTCTACggccacccctgtccccagggggcCTTGGGGACACGCTGGGGGCTGCACGGCCACCCCCGCCTCAACCACCGGTACAGGGTGTGGCAC CTGCCCCAaactgggcaaactgggagCGATGGGAATGGGtga
- the ADAT3 gene encoding probable inactive tRNA-specific adenosine deaminase-like protein 3 isoform X1, with the protein MGDSVGTAGCHPGTGDSEDKDMGTVRCGHQGDIGDSVGTAHCHPGTGDRDMGRARCHPGDTGDTGDKDMGRARCHQGRGDIRDGDSTGVARCHPQRSDIITVDSDVTGRAWRGHRGHDGIVTSTVTGIVTSTVTGSVTVPGRARRRGHPGDGGVGAKVAKLGAGDVTDARGDVTTGDTEPRDVPRDKLEVTAATELSGDIPGMAEGPGATPGDSNDVTVDLVRRVTPGAAECPDATCGDTGDVTNPTSDVTTDPDAASDDVTTPGIAMDPRGHVTPAVTECPGATPGDTDDVTVPLDLLARGDVPMDLTGYVIPGAAEGPDGATPPDGATPPGGGADDVTGGYLLAGCDVFVTREPCALCAMALLHARVRRVFYGHPCPQGALGTRWGLHGHPRLNHRYRVWHLPLTGQTGSDGNG; encoded by the exons AtgggggacagcgtggggacagcagggtgtcacccagggacaggggacagtgaggacaaggacatggggacagtgcgGTGTGGCCACcaaggggacattggggacagtgtggggacagcacATTGTcacccagggacaggggacagggacatggggagggCACGATGtcacccaggggacactggggacactggggacaaggacatgGGGAGGGCACGGTGTCACCAAGGGCGTGGTGAcatcagggatggggacagcacgGGGGTGGCACGGTGCCACCCACAGCGCAGTGATATCATCACTGTGGACAGTGACGTCACGGGGAGGGCGTGGCGTGGCCACCGAGGGCACGATGGCATTGTCACCAGCACTGTCACCGGCATTGTCACCAGCACTGTCACTGGCAGTGTCACCGTCCCGGGGAGGGCGCGGCGCaggggacaccccggggacGGCGGCGTCGGGGCCAAGGTGGCCAAGCTGGGGGCTGGTGACGTCACCGACGCTCGCGGTGACGTCACCACGGGTGACACCGagcccagggatgtccccagggaCAAGCTCGAGGTCACCGCGGCCACCGAGCTCAGCGGTGACATCCCGGGGATGGCCGAGGGCCCCGGTGCCACCCCTGGTGACAGCAATGACGTCACCGTGGACCTCGTGCGTCGCGTGACCCCAGGAGCGGCCGAGTGCCCCGATGCCACCTGTGGTGACACCGGTGACGTCACCAACCCCACCTCTGACGTCACCACGGACCCCGATGCTGCCTCTGATGACGTCACCACGCCTGGCATCGCCATGGACCCGAGGGGTCACGTGACCCCGGCAGTGACCGAGTGCCCAGGTGCCACCCCAGGTGACACCGATGACGTCACCGTCCCCCTAGATCTGCTGGCCCGGGGTGACGTCCCCATGGACCTGACCGGTTACGTCATCCCGGGGGCGGCCGAGGGCCCCGACGGCGCCACGCCCCCCGACGGCGCCACGCCCCCGGGAGGCGGCGCCGATGACGTCACGGGCGGGTACCTGCTGGCGGGCTGTGACGTGTTCGTGACGCGCGAGCCGTGCGCGCTCTGCGCCATGGCCCTGCTGCACGCGCGCGTGCGCCGCGTCTTCTACggccacccctgtccccagggggcCTTGGGGACACGCTGGGGGCTGCACGGCCACCCCCGCCTCAACCACCGGTACAGGGTGTGGCAC CTGCCCCTaactgggcaaactgggagTGATGGGAATGGGtga